One genomic window of Osmia bicornis bicornis chromosome 5, iOsmBic2.1, whole genome shotgun sequence includes the following:
- the LOC114878156 gene encoding MAGUK p55 subfamily member 7 isoform X3 — translation MTAALVMENANWDAALSKLLNSLQENKNEIPSCTDEEFGFLSELLQSKELNALVNVHNKILNNVKDDKFFPVLSNSMDIDIDVLNLLATKVHVSKDCKELFHLLQKPHIQGLLCAHDAVAQKDYYPRLPEIPLEVDEDEETVKIVQLVKSNEPLCGAGVEPIVGATIKTCELTGKIVIARIMHGGAADRSGLIHVGDEVCEVNGISVEGKTPNCVLKILQNSEGTITFKIVPADSKGGIRESKVRVRAHFSYKASDDPYIPCKEAGLDFSKGDVLHIVSQDDAYWWQARREGDRNMRAGLIPSRALQERRIILERQQKEKTDDDNIKNDDFDREEIPTYEEVAKLYPRPGLYRPVVLIGPPGVGRNELKRRLMATDSDKYKTPVPYTSRPPKSGEINGKEYHFVTREKMEEEIEAGKFIEYGEYKGNLYGTSSESVSSLINAGYVCLLNPHYQALKMLRTPQTKPYVIYIKPPRFEILKETRNDARARSTFDESNSRGFTDEEFNEILHSAGRIEFLYSHLFDEAIVNADLSMAFEQLVNAVHRVESEPLWVPASWVQ, via the exons ATGACAGCGGCGCTCGTCATGGAAAACGCAAATTGGGATGCTG CGTTGTCCAAGCTGCTGAATTCTCTGCAGGAGAACAAGAACGAGATACCGAGTTGCACCGACGAGGAATTTGGATTCCTCAGCGAATTGTTGCAGTCGAAGGAATTGAACGCGTTGGTGAACGTGCACAATAAGATTTTGAACAATGTCAAGGACGACAAGTTCTTCCCGGTACTGTCCAATTCCATGGACATCGACATCGATGTTTTGAACTTGTTGGCGACCAAGGTGCACGTCTCGAAGGATTGCAAAGAGCTTTTTCATCTTCTTCAAAAGCCGCATATACAG GGATTGTTGTGCGCTCACGATGCGGTCGCGCAAAAGGATTACTATCCGAGACTACCGGAAATTCCGTTGGAAGTCGACGAGGACGAAGAGACGGTGAAGATCGTTCAGCTGGTGAAATCGAACGAACCCTTG TGTGGCGCTGGCGTTGAACCGATCGTG GGGGCGACCATAAAAACGTGCGAGCTGACGGGGAAGATCGTGATTGCGCGAATAATGCACGGCGGTGCGGCCGATAGATCCGGCCTCATTCACGTTGGCGACGAGGTTTGCGAGGTGAACGGCATCAGCGTCGAAGGAAAAACTCCAAACTGTGTTCTCAAGATATTG CAAAATTCCGAGGGTACCATTACGTTTAAGATAGTTCCAGCCGATAGTAAAGGAGGCATTCGAGAGAGCAAG GTACGAGTGAGAGCGCACTTTTCGTATAAGGCCTCCGACGATCCATACATACCTTGCAAAGAGGCTGGACTAGACTTTTCCAAAGGCGATGTCCTCCATATCGTCAGCCAGGATGACGCTTACTG GTGGCAGGCGAGACGAGAGGGCGATCGAAATATGAGAGCCGGCTTGATCCCTAGCCGAGCCCTACAGGAGAGACGAATTATTCTGGAGAGACAGCAAAAGGAGAAGACCGACGACGACAATATAA AGAACGACGACTTTGACCGGGAAGAAATACCTACCTACGAAGAAGTAGCGAAGCTATATCCGAGGCCGGGTCTCTACCGACCGGTGGTTCTGATCGGGCCACCGGGAGTCGGCAGGAACGAGCTCAAGAGGCGGCTCATGGCCACCGATTCCGATAAGTACAAGACGCCCGTTCCTT ATACCTCGAGACCGCCGAAATCCGGCGAGATCAACGGCAAAGAGTATCACTTCGTAACCCGCGAAAAGATGGAAGAGGAAATCGAAGCTGGCAAGTTTATAGAGTACGGCGAGTACAAGGGTAACTTGTACGGTACCAGTTCCGAGAGCGTCAGCTCGCTGATAAACGCCGGCTACGTTTGCCTGTTAAACCCGCACTATCAAGCTCTAAAGATGCTTCGAACACCGCAAACAAAGCCGTACGTGATATACATAAAACCGCCTAGGTTCGAGATATTGAAAGAGACGAGAAACGACGCCAGGGCAAGGTCCACGTTCGACGAGAGCAACTCTCGAGGTTTCACG GACGAGGAGTTTAACGAAATTCTGCACAGCGCgggtagaatagaatttcTCTACTCTCATCTGTTCGACGAAGCGATAGTGAACGCTGACCTGTCAATGGCGTTCGAGCAACTGGTGAACGCGGTTCATCGAGTGGAGTCCGAACCACTTTGGGTACCTGCTTCGTGGGttcaataa
- the LOC114878156 gene encoding MAGUK p55 subfamily member 7 isoform X4, with protein MTAALVMENANWDAALSKLLNSLQENKNEIPSCTDEEFGFLSELLQSKELNALVNVHNKILNNVKDDKFFPVLSNSMDIDIDVLNLLATKVHVSKDCKELFHLLQKPHIQGLLCAHDAVAQKDYYPRLPEIPLEVDEDEETVKIVQLVKSNEPLGATIKTCELTGKIVIARIMHGGAADRSGLIHVGDEVCEVNGISVEGKTPNCVLKILQNSEGTITFKIVPADSKGGIRESKVRVRAHFSYKASDDPYIPCKEAGLDFSKGDVLHIVSQDDAYWWQARREGDRNMRAGLIPSRALQERRIILERQQKEKTDDDNIKNDDFDREEIPTYEEVAKLYPRPGLYRPVVLIGPPGVGRNELKRRLMATDSDKYKTPVPYTSRPPKSGEINGKEYHFVTREKMEEEIEAGKFIEYGEYKGNLYGTSSESVSSLINAGYVCLLNPHYQALKMLRTPQTKPYVIYIKPPRFEILKETRNDARARSTFDESNSRGFTDEEFNEILHSAGRIEFLYSHLFDEAIVNADLSMAFEQLVNAVHRVESEPLWVPASWVQ; from the exons ATGACAGCGGCGCTCGTCATGGAAAACGCAAATTGGGATGCTG CGTTGTCCAAGCTGCTGAATTCTCTGCAGGAGAACAAGAACGAGATACCGAGTTGCACCGACGAGGAATTTGGATTCCTCAGCGAATTGTTGCAGTCGAAGGAATTGAACGCGTTGGTGAACGTGCACAATAAGATTTTGAACAATGTCAAGGACGACAAGTTCTTCCCGGTACTGTCCAATTCCATGGACATCGACATCGATGTTTTGAACTTGTTGGCGACCAAGGTGCACGTCTCGAAGGATTGCAAAGAGCTTTTTCATCTTCTTCAAAAGCCGCATATACAG GGATTGTTGTGCGCTCACGATGCGGTCGCGCAAAAGGATTACTATCCGAGACTACCGGAAATTCCGTTGGAAGTCGACGAGGACGAAGAGACGGTGAAGATCGTTCAGCTGGTGAAATCGAACGAACCCTTG GGGGCGACCATAAAAACGTGCGAGCTGACGGGGAAGATCGTGATTGCGCGAATAATGCACGGCGGTGCGGCCGATAGATCCGGCCTCATTCACGTTGGCGACGAGGTTTGCGAGGTGAACGGCATCAGCGTCGAAGGAAAAACTCCAAACTGTGTTCTCAAGATATTG CAAAATTCCGAGGGTACCATTACGTTTAAGATAGTTCCAGCCGATAGTAAAGGAGGCATTCGAGAGAGCAAG GTACGAGTGAGAGCGCACTTTTCGTATAAGGCCTCCGACGATCCATACATACCTTGCAAAGAGGCTGGACTAGACTTTTCCAAAGGCGATGTCCTCCATATCGTCAGCCAGGATGACGCTTACTG GTGGCAGGCGAGACGAGAGGGCGATCGAAATATGAGAGCCGGCTTGATCCCTAGCCGAGCCCTACAGGAGAGACGAATTATTCTGGAGAGACAGCAAAAGGAGAAGACCGACGACGACAATATAA AGAACGACGACTTTGACCGGGAAGAAATACCTACCTACGAAGAAGTAGCGAAGCTATATCCGAGGCCGGGTCTCTACCGACCGGTGGTTCTGATCGGGCCACCGGGAGTCGGCAGGAACGAGCTCAAGAGGCGGCTCATGGCCACCGATTCCGATAAGTACAAGACGCCCGTTCCTT ATACCTCGAGACCGCCGAAATCCGGCGAGATCAACGGCAAAGAGTATCACTTCGTAACCCGCGAAAAGATGGAAGAGGAAATCGAAGCTGGCAAGTTTATAGAGTACGGCGAGTACAAGGGTAACTTGTACGGTACCAGTTCCGAGAGCGTCAGCTCGCTGATAAACGCCGGCTACGTTTGCCTGTTAAACCCGCACTATCAAGCTCTAAAGATGCTTCGAACACCGCAAACAAAGCCGTACGTGATATACATAAAACCGCCTAGGTTCGAGATATTGAAAGAGACGAGAAACGACGCCAGGGCAAGGTCCACGTTCGACGAGAGCAACTCTCGAGGTTTCACG GACGAGGAGTTTAACGAAATTCTGCACAGCGCgggtagaatagaatttcTCTACTCTCATCTGTTCGACGAAGCGATAGTGAACGCTGACCTGTCAATGGCGTTCGAGCAACTGGTGAACGCGGTTCATCGAGTGGAGTCCGAACCACTTTGGGTACCTGCTTCGTGGGttcaataa
- the LOC114878156 gene encoding MAGUK p55 subfamily member 7 isoform X2, whose product MTAALVMENANWDAALSKLLNSLQENKNEIPSCTDEEFGFLSELLQSKELNALVNVHNKILNNVKDDKFFPVLSNSMDIDIDVLNLLATKVHVSKDCKELFHLLQKPHIQGLLCAHDAVAQKDYYPRLPEIPLEVDEDEETVKIVQLVKSNEPLGATIKTCELTGKIVIARIMHGGAADRSGLIHVGDEVCEVNGISVEGKTPNCVLKILQNSEGTITFKIVPADSKGGIRESKVRVRAHFSYKASDDPYIPCKEAGLDFSKGDVLHIVSQDDAYWWQARREGDRNMRAGLIPSRALQERRIILERQQKEKTDDDNISLCSVPVPLPALCPRPTTSLHASPTKCNLQGVKTKKIMYDAAENDDFDREEIPTYEEVAKLYPRPGLYRPVVLIGPPGVGRNELKRRLMATDSDKYKTPVPYTSRPPKSGEINGKEYHFVTREKMEEEIEAGKFIEYGEYKGNLYGTSSESVSSLINAGYVCLLNPHYQALKMLRTPQTKPYVIYIKPPRFEILKETRNDARARSTFDESNSRGFTDEEFNEILHSAGRIEFLYSHLFDEAIVNADLSMAFEQLVNAVHRVESEPLWVPASWVQ is encoded by the exons ATGACAGCGGCGCTCGTCATGGAAAACGCAAATTGGGATGCTG CGTTGTCCAAGCTGCTGAATTCTCTGCAGGAGAACAAGAACGAGATACCGAGTTGCACCGACGAGGAATTTGGATTCCTCAGCGAATTGTTGCAGTCGAAGGAATTGAACGCGTTGGTGAACGTGCACAATAAGATTTTGAACAATGTCAAGGACGACAAGTTCTTCCCGGTACTGTCCAATTCCATGGACATCGACATCGATGTTTTGAACTTGTTGGCGACCAAGGTGCACGTCTCGAAGGATTGCAAAGAGCTTTTTCATCTTCTTCAAAAGCCGCATATACAG GGATTGTTGTGCGCTCACGATGCGGTCGCGCAAAAGGATTACTATCCGAGACTACCGGAAATTCCGTTGGAAGTCGACGAGGACGAAGAGACGGTGAAGATCGTTCAGCTGGTGAAATCGAACGAACCCTTG GGGGCGACCATAAAAACGTGCGAGCTGACGGGGAAGATCGTGATTGCGCGAATAATGCACGGCGGTGCGGCCGATAGATCCGGCCTCATTCACGTTGGCGACGAGGTTTGCGAGGTGAACGGCATCAGCGTCGAAGGAAAAACTCCAAACTGTGTTCTCAAGATATTG CAAAATTCCGAGGGTACCATTACGTTTAAGATAGTTCCAGCCGATAGTAAAGGAGGCATTCGAGAGAGCAAG GTACGAGTGAGAGCGCACTTTTCGTATAAGGCCTCCGACGATCCATACATACCTTGCAAAGAGGCTGGACTAGACTTTTCCAAAGGCGATGTCCTCCATATCGTCAGCCAGGATGACGCTTACTG GTGGCAGGCGAGACGAGAGGGCGATCGAAATATGAGAGCCGGCTTGATCCCTAGCCGAGCCCTACAGGAGAGACGAATTATTCTGGAGAGACAGCAAAAGGAGAAGACCGACGACGACAATATAA GCTTGTGTTCTGTTCCAGTGCCTTTGCCCGCATTGTGCCCCCGTCCTACTACCTCTTTGCACGCCTCGCCCACAAAGTGCAACTTGCAGGGAGTAAAAACTAAAAAAATCATGTATGACGCTGCAGAGAACGACGACTTTGACCGGGAAGAAATACCTACCTACGAAGAAGTAGCGAAGCTATATCCGAGGCCGGGTCTCTACCGACCGGTGGTTCTGATCGGGCCACCGGGAGTCGGCAGGAACGAGCTCAAGAGGCGGCTCATGGCCACCGATTCCGATAAGTACAAGACGCCCGTTCCTT ATACCTCGAGACCGCCGAAATCCGGCGAGATCAACGGCAAAGAGTATCACTTCGTAACCCGCGAAAAGATGGAAGAGGAAATCGAAGCTGGCAAGTTTATAGAGTACGGCGAGTACAAGGGTAACTTGTACGGTACCAGTTCCGAGAGCGTCAGCTCGCTGATAAACGCCGGCTACGTTTGCCTGTTAAACCCGCACTATCAAGCTCTAAAGATGCTTCGAACACCGCAAACAAAGCCGTACGTGATATACATAAAACCGCCTAGGTTCGAGATATTGAAAGAGACGAGAAACGACGCCAGGGCAAGGTCCACGTTCGACGAGAGCAACTCTCGAGGTTTCACG GACGAGGAGTTTAACGAAATTCTGCACAGCGCgggtagaatagaatttcTCTACTCTCATCTGTTCGACGAAGCGATAGTGAACGCTGACCTGTCAATGGCGTTCGAGCAACTGGTGAACGCGGTTCATCGAGTGGAGTCCGAACCACTTTGGGTACCTGCTTCGTGGGttcaataa
- the LOC114878156 gene encoding MAGUK p55 subfamily member 7 isoform X1 — MTAALVMENANWDAALSKLLNSLQENKNEIPSCTDEEFGFLSELLQSKELNALVNVHNKILNNVKDDKFFPVLSNSMDIDIDVLNLLATKVHVSKDCKELFHLLQKPHIQGLLCAHDAVAQKDYYPRLPEIPLEVDEDEETVKIVQLVKSNEPLCGAGVEPIVGATIKTCELTGKIVIARIMHGGAADRSGLIHVGDEVCEVNGISVEGKTPNCVLKILQNSEGTITFKIVPADSKGGIRESKVRVRAHFSYKASDDPYIPCKEAGLDFSKGDVLHIVSQDDAYWWQARREGDRNMRAGLIPSRALQERRIILERQQKEKTDDDNISLCSVPVPLPALCPRPTTSLHASPTKCNLQGVKTKKIMYDAAENDDFDREEIPTYEEVAKLYPRPGLYRPVVLIGPPGVGRNELKRRLMATDSDKYKTPVPYTSRPPKSGEINGKEYHFVTREKMEEEIEAGKFIEYGEYKGNLYGTSSESVSSLINAGYVCLLNPHYQALKMLRTPQTKPYVIYIKPPRFEILKETRNDARARSTFDESNSRGFTDEEFNEILHSAGRIEFLYSHLFDEAIVNADLSMAFEQLVNAVHRVESEPLWVPASWVQ, encoded by the exons ATGACAGCGGCGCTCGTCATGGAAAACGCAAATTGGGATGCTG CGTTGTCCAAGCTGCTGAATTCTCTGCAGGAGAACAAGAACGAGATACCGAGTTGCACCGACGAGGAATTTGGATTCCTCAGCGAATTGTTGCAGTCGAAGGAATTGAACGCGTTGGTGAACGTGCACAATAAGATTTTGAACAATGTCAAGGACGACAAGTTCTTCCCGGTACTGTCCAATTCCATGGACATCGACATCGATGTTTTGAACTTGTTGGCGACCAAGGTGCACGTCTCGAAGGATTGCAAAGAGCTTTTTCATCTTCTTCAAAAGCCGCATATACAG GGATTGTTGTGCGCTCACGATGCGGTCGCGCAAAAGGATTACTATCCGAGACTACCGGAAATTCCGTTGGAAGTCGACGAGGACGAAGAGACGGTGAAGATCGTTCAGCTGGTGAAATCGAACGAACCCTTG TGTGGCGCTGGCGTTGAACCGATCGTG GGGGCGACCATAAAAACGTGCGAGCTGACGGGGAAGATCGTGATTGCGCGAATAATGCACGGCGGTGCGGCCGATAGATCCGGCCTCATTCACGTTGGCGACGAGGTTTGCGAGGTGAACGGCATCAGCGTCGAAGGAAAAACTCCAAACTGTGTTCTCAAGATATTG CAAAATTCCGAGGGTACCATTACGTTTAAGATAGTTCCAGCCGATAGTAAAGGAGGCATTCGAGAGAGCAAG GTACGAGTGAGAGCGCACTTTTCGTATAAGGCCTCCGACGATCCATACATACCTTGCAAAGAGGCTGGACTAGACTTTTCCAAAGGCGATGTCCTCCATATCGTCAGCCAGGATGACGCTTACTG GTGGCAGGCGAGACGAGAGGGCGATCGAAATATGAGAGCCGGCTTGATCCCTAGCCGAGCCCTACAGGAGAGACGAATTATTCTGGAGAGACAGCAAAAGGAGAAGACCGACGACGACAATATAA GCTTGTGTTCTGTTCCAGTGCCTTTGCCCGCATTGTGCCCCCGTCCTACTACCTCTTTGCACGCCTCGCCCACAAAGTGCAACTTGCAGGGAGTAAAAACTAAAAAAATCATGTATGACGCTGCAGAGAACGACGACTTTGACCGGGAAGAAATACCTACCTACGAAGAAGTAGCGAAGCTATATCCGAGGCCGGGTCTCTACCGACCGGTGGTTCTGATCGGGCCACCGGGAGTCGGCAGGAACGAGCTCAAGAGGCGGCTCATGGCCACCGATTCCGATAAGTACAAGACGCCCGTTCCTT ATACCTCGAGACCGCCGAAATCCGGCGAGATCAACGGCAAAGAGTATCACTTCGTAACCCGCGAAAAGATGGAAGAGGAAATCGAAGCTGGCAAGTTTATAGAGTACGGCGAGTACAAGGGTAACTTGTACGGTACCAGTTCCGAGAGCGTCAGCTCGCTGATAAACGCCGGCTACGTTTGCCTGTTAAACCCGCACTATCAAGCTCTAAAGATGCTTCGAACACCGCAAACAAAGCCGTACGTGATATACATAAAACCGCCTAGGTTCGAGATATTGAAAGAGACGAGAAACGACGCCAGGGCAAGGTCCACGTTCGACGAGAGCAACTCTCGAGGTTTCACG GACGAGGAGTTTAACGAAATTCTGCACAGCGCgggtagaatagaatttcTCTACTCTCATCTGTTCGACGAAGCGATAGTGAACGCTGACCTGTCAATGGCGTTCGAGCAACTGGTGAACGCGGTTCATCGAGTGGAGTCCGAACCACTTTGGGTACCTGCTTCGTGGGttcaataa